In the genome of Vicia villosa cultivar HV-30 ecotype Madison, WI linkage group LG7, Vvil1.0, whole genome shotgun sequence, one region contains:
- the LOC131616690 gene encoding MADS-box protein SOC1-like has translation MVRGKTQMKRIENATSRQVTFSKRRNGLMKKAFELSILCDAEVALIVFSPRGRLYEFASSSILETIERYRSHTRINNTPTTSESAENTQHLKEEAENMMKKIDLLETSKRKLLGEGLGTCSIEELQKIEQQLEKSITKIRAKKTQVFREQIDQLKEKEKTLIAENVMLSEKYDSYSSQQAKKDDRENKAEAEPFADQSSPSSDVETELFIGLPETRTRRIPPKLRTN, from the exons ATGGTGAGAGGAAAGACACAGATGAAGCGTATAGAGAACGCAACAAGTAGGCAAGTAACATTTTCAAAGAGAAGAAATGGTttgatgaagaaagcttttgagtTATCAATTTTATGTGATGCTGAAGTTGCTCTTATTGTTTTTTCACCAAGAGGGAGACTCTATGAATTTGCAAGTTCAAG CATTTTAGAAACAATTGAAAGATACCGCAGTCATACAAGGATTAATAATACTCCAACAACATCTGAATCTGCTGAAAATACTCAG CATTTGAAGGAAGAAGCAGAAAACATGATGAAAAAGATTGATCTTCTTGAGACTTCAAAACG TAAACTCTTAGGAGAAGGTTTAGGAACTTGTTCCATTGAAGAACTGCAAAAGATAGAGCAACAGTTGGAGAAGAGTATAACCAAAATTCGAGCAAAAAAG ACTCAGGTTTTCAGAGAACAAATTGATCAGCTAAAAGAAAAG gaaaaaaccctaattgctgAAAATGTCATGCTTTCTGAGAAG TATGATAGTTATTCATCTCAGCAAGCAAAGAAAGATGATAGAGAAAATAAAGCTGAGGCTGAACCTTTTGCAGATCAAAGTAGTCCAAGTTCAGATGTTGAAACTGAATTATTCATTGGTCTTCCAGAGACAAGAACAAGGCGAATTCCTCCGAAGTTGAGGACTAATTAA